Proteins from a single region of Bacteroidota bacterium:
- a CDS encoding insulinase family protein: MKNIILKTGTLLLAFIATTCLTFADNTTKELNIDGIKVILKTTPKEVISVRMFIEGGTANYDDKLEGIENMTLSLMIDGGTKNLSKLDFKTESEKIGTSFSAATNLDYGFISMTCIKAFWDKSWNLFADAVMNPALSKDEFTILQQQLVAGAKSNESDPDGHLALISRRNAFPNSNYRKEPNGTAESLNALTLDQVQKYYSQIIVKKRTFIVVVGNITEAEITKAIKESLAKLPQGTTTAREQQTILTEGKVFIEDRDIATNYIRGVMSAPMLNTKEGVAMRIAMNILGDRYFTELRTKRSLSYAPAAFYAQAAVFNPYSVIYISTTDPEQSMQVMVDEINKIKKEGFSEEELTDTRETFLTQYYLTLETTANQANALGVSEMAGGWEMMDNFTKDVNETTLKEVNKVFDQYSKAIVWTYLGKQGMVKQENFKQPVETKNKPY, encoded by the coding sequence ATGAAAAATATAATATTAAAAACCGGAACACTTTTGCTTGCTTTTATTGCAACTACGTGTTTAACGTTTGCGGATAACACTACCAAAGAATTAAATATTGATGGTATAAAAGTGATTCTGAAAACTACACCTAAAGAAGTAATCAGTGTACGCATGTTTATTGAAGGCGGTACCGCTAATTACGATGATAAATTAGAAGGTATTGAAAACATGACTTTAAGTCTGATGATAGATGGTGGCACAAAAAATTTATCAAAATTAGATTTCAAAACAGAATCAGAAAAAATAGGTACATCATTCAGTGCTGCAACAAATTTGGATTATGGATTTATCAGCATGACATGTATAAAAGCATTTTGGGATAAGTCATGGAATTTATTTGCAGATGCGGTGATGAATCCTGCATTAAGTAAAGATGAATTTACTATTCTTCAACAACAATTAGTTGCAGGTGCAAAATCAAATGAATCAGATCCTGATGGACATCTCGCATTGATTTCACGTCGCAATGCATTTCCTAATTCCAATTATCGTAAAGAACCAAATGGTACTGCAGAAAGTTTAAATGCATTGACATTAGATCAGGTGCAGAAATATTATTCGCAGATAATTGTGAAGAAAAGAACTTTTATTGTTGTAGTAGGAAATATTACAGAAGCAGAAATTACAAAAGCTATAAAAGAAAGTCTTGCGAAATTACCACAAGGTACTACCACTGCAAGAGAGCAACAAACTATTCTTACTGAAGGAAAAGTATTTATTGAAGACAGAGATATTGCAACAAATTATATTCGTGGTGTAATGAGTGCCCCGATGTTAAATACAAAAGAAGGTGTAGCAATGCGTATTGCAATGAATATTTTAGGTGATCGTTATTTTACTGAATTGCGTACTAAGAGAAGTTTATCTTATGCACCCGCTGCATTCTATGCGCAGGCAGCAGTATTTAATCCTTACAGTGTGATTTATATTTCAACAACAGATCCTGAACAAAGTATGCAGGTGATGGTGGATGAAATAAATAAAATAAAGAAAGAAGGTTTCTCAGAAGAAGAATTAACAGATACGAGAGAAACTTTTTTAACACAATACTATCTTACTCTAGAAACCACCGCAAACCAGGCGAATGCATTGGGTGTAAGTGAAATGGCAGGCGGCTGGGAAATGATGGACAACTTTACTAAAGATGTAAATGAAACTACATTAAAAGAAGTAAATAAAGTGTTCGATCAATATTCAAAAGCAATCGTTTGGACATATCTTGGAAAACAAGGTATGGTGAAACAAGAAAATTTCAAACAACCGGTTGAAACAAAAAACAAACCTTATTAA
- a CDS encoding linear amide C-N hydrolase produces the protein MTKPKLIKTLSVILILFLSIDIGFPCSTYKVTVNGSTMYGMNYDTWFEHPRIWFETNGYGAVFSGANYQGGNDLTPQSGMNEFGLSFGTLATATPENGKASPNKIQISSRSFYLKDILHNCKTVEEVKAYIEQYDQSSLSNDVFIYTDKSGQYLIVEPYTMTLGNENKYVLANFCPSTITDFRTIKQQRYINGTTFLNNKIDTSIAFCTALSDTMHVCRNKIGDGTLLTSIYDLNKGIVNLYFYHDYNNVVAFNLKEELAKGNHSFEIPSLFPANAEYQKLLDFKTPMNSASINLFMRFCILIFLISTIYFFVSYIRNRKIKYAPYKLLLSSMCLIMMYYIFVLAREINIFYFPAPYKGYYFSMLDFAAYIPFLTLLLIIPLLLINRKVFTENAWRNLSIWLFTINNLIFLTLIILFTYWGLYDVFN, from the coding sequence ATGACAAAACCGAAGTTAATAAAAACCCTTTCTGTAATACTCATCTTGTTTTTATCAATTGATATTGGATTTCCATGCAGCACATATAAAGTAACAGTAAACGGCTCAACTATGTATGGAATGAATTACGATACATGGTTCGAGCATCCCCGAATTTGGTTTGAAACAAATGGATATGGTGCCGTCTTTTCAGGTGCAAATTATCAGGGTGGGAACGACCTTACACCACAATCAGGAATGAATGAATTTGGACTTTCATTCGGCACACTTGCAACGGCAACTCCTGAAAACGGAAAAGCATCACCAAATAAAATACAAATAAGCAGCAGATCTTTTTATCTCAAAGACATTTTGCATAACTGTAAAACTGTAGAGGAAGTAAAAGCATATATTGAACAGTATGACCAAAGCTCACTTTCCAATGATGTATTTATTTACACTGACAAGTCTGGACAATATCTTATAGTTGAACCATACACAATGACTTTGGGTAATGAAAACAAGTATGTTCTCGCAAACTTTTGTCCTTCAACTATCACTGACTTTAGAACAATTAAACAACAGCGTTACATAAATGGAACAACATTTTTAAATAACAAAATTGATACTTCAATTGCTTTTTGCACAGCACTTTCAGACACCATGCATGTTTGCCGAAATAAAATTGGTGATGGCACTTTACTTACTTCAATTTATGACTTAAACAAAGGCATAGTGAACTTATACTTTTACCATGACTACAACAACGTGGTTGCATTTAATTTAAAGGAAGAGCTTGCAAAAGGCAATCATTCATTTGAAATACCATCCTTATTTCCAGCAAACGCAGAGTATCAAAAATTACTTGACTTCAAGACACCAATGAATAGCGCTTCCATTAATTTATTTATGCGTTTCTGTATATTGATATTCCTGATTTCTACAATTTATTTCTTTGTAAGTTATATCAGAAACAGAAAAATAAAATATGCACCCTATAAATTACTGTTATCTTCTATGTGCTTAATTATGATGTATTATATTTTTGTATTAGCACGAGAAATTAATATCTTTTATTTCCCTGCTCCTTACAAAGGCTATTATTTCTCTATGCTAGACTTTGCTGCTTATATCCCGTTCTTGACTTTGTTATTGATAATTCCATTGCTGCTAATCAATAGAAAAGTATTTACTGAAAATGCCTGGAGAAATTTATCTATATGGCTATTTACAATTAACAACTTAATCTTCTTAACATTAATAATTCTATTTACGTATTGGGGGCTTTATGATGTTTTCAATTAA
- a CDS encoding insulinase family protein, producing the protein MKKIYVLLFISAIALQSFAQDKLPSNFFFKELPNGLQMLVIEDNTVPLATIEMVVKNGAYTEDSAFNGLSHLYEHMFFKANKDIPSQEEFLKRINELGISFNGTTSNERVNYYITLSNGKLTEGLEFMNSAIRYPMFLEQEMKNENPVVDGEFQRAESNPYYFLFEEFSRKFWGANYYRKNPIGLHDVILTATTEKMRTIQQKYYYPNNSMLVVAGDVDHNAVFPLIEKIYGDWVPADFDPFVKWPIPEVKPLTGITKFMATNANAQVPLFIIGFHGPDTRNDIKATYAADVFSYILQQANSQLQRDLIESGLAFQVNVSYQTEKYTGPIQIILVPNPMKIQEAYDKLWENVLNWTKPDYYTDEQLETAKNLLAIDDAYGKESTSEFVHLVTYWWASATIDYYTNYVANLQKVTRQDITNYVNKYIVDKPYVAGLMVNPSMKDMPVLKEMGFEIAK; encoded by the coding sequence ATGAAAAAAATTTATGTATTACTTTTTATCTCCGCAATTGCATTACAAAGTTTTGCGCAGGATAAATTACCCTCTAATTTCTTCTTCAAAGAATTACCCAATGGCCTGCAAATGCTGGTGATTGAAGATAATACTGTTCCTCTTGCCACTATTGAAATGGTGGTTAAAAATGGCGCCTATACAGAAGATAGTGCGTTTAATGGATTATCTCACTTGTACGAACACATGTTCTTTAAAGCAAATAAGGACATCCCTTCACAAGAAGAATTTCTGAAGCGTATCAATGAGTTGGGAATATCTTTTAATGGAACAACTTCTAACGAACGTGTGAATTATTATATCACTTTAAGTAATGGGAAACTTACTGAAGGATTAGAATTTATGAATTCAGCAATTCGCTATCCGATGTTTTTGGAACAAGAAATGAAAAATGAAAATCCTGTAGTTGATGGTGAATTCCAAAGAGCAGAATCGAATCCATATTACTTCTTGTTTGAAGAATTTAGCCGTAAATTTTGGGGTGCTAATTATTACAGAAAAAATCCCATTGGTTTGCATGATGTAATTCTTACTGCTACAACAGAAAAAATGCGCACCATTCAACAAAAATATTATTATCCAAATAATAGTATGCTGGTAGTTGCCGGTGATGTAGATCACAATGCTGTATTTCCTTTGATAGAAAAAATATATGGCGATTGGGTTCCGGCGGATTTCGATCCATTTGTAAAATGGCCAATACCTGAAGTAAAACCGTTAACCGGAATTACAAAATTCATGGCAACTAATGCAAATGCACAAGTACCACTTTTTATTATTGGTTTTCATGGTCCTGATACTCGCAATGATATTAAAGCAACTTATGCAGCTGATGTGTTTTCTTATATTTTACAACAAGCAAATTCACAATTACAAAGAGATTTAATTGAAAGTGGATTAGCGTTTCAAGTAAACGTAAGTTATCAAACAGAAAAATATACAGGCCCGATACAAATTATTTTAGTGCCTAATCCTATGAAAATTCAAGAGGCTTATGATAAGCTTTGGGAAAATGTTCTTAATTGGACAAAGCCGGATTATTATACAGATGAACAATTAGAAACAGCAAAAAATTTATTGGCAATTGATGATGCCTATGGCAAAGAAAGTACAAGTGAATTTGTACATTTGGTAACGTATTGGTGGGCAAGTGCAACTATAGATTACTACACAAATTATGTTGCCAATCTTCAAAAAGTAACTCGCCAGGATATAACCAATTATGTAAATAAATATATAGTTGACAAACCTTATGTTGCCGGTTTAATGGTAAATCCTTCTATGAAAGATATGCCTGTTTTGAAAGAGATGGGATTTGAAATTGCGAAATAA
- a CDS encoding class I SAM-dependent methyltransferase encodes MSKLVQTKAYIKYFNQSLTSYGVHSPFLFDFITHVLNDNRYFNAFGEIEAVRKHLLKNTSVIEIEDLGAGSKKLHATKRKISDIAKTSLTNEKFGKLLFRIVNHYSPHHILELGTSLGISALYLAKAKSTSTVTTLEGSKAISHIAHQVFEQTHTENIQLITGNFSDTLPQLLSESYHPDLVYIDGNHRMKPTLDYFNTCLESANENCILILDDIHWSSEMEQAWNEIKHHPQSRLTVDLFYKGIVFTQKELLTKQNVSIRF; translated from the coding sequence ATGAGCAAATTAGTGCAGACAAAAGCATATATCAAATATTTCAATCAATCACTTACATCCTATGGTGTGCACTCTCCTTTCCTATTCGATTTTATAACTCATGTATTAAATGATAACAGATATTTCAATGCATTTGGTGAGATAGAAGCTGTACGTAAACATTTATTAAAGAATACATCTGTAATTGAAATTGAGGATTTAGGAGCAGGCTCAAAAAAATTACATGCAACAAAAAGAAAAATCAGCGATATAGCAAAGACAAGTTTGACCAATGAAAAATTTGGCAAGTTATTATTTCGAATAGTAAATCATTATTCACCACATCATATTTTGGAATTAGGAACATCACTCGGTATAAGTGCTTTGTATTTAGCAAAGGCAAAATCAACAAGTACCGTCACTACTTTAGAGGGAAGTAAAGCGATTTCCCATATTGCCCATCAAGTATTTGAACAAACACATACAGAGAATATCCAATTAATAACCGGAAATTTTTCGGATACATTACCGCAATTGTTATCAGAATCTTATCATCCTGATTTAGTGTATATAGATGGCAATCATCGTATGAAACCCACTCTAGATTATTTTAATACATGTTTAGAAAGTGCAAATGAAAATTGCATTTTGATTTTAGATGATATTCATTGGAGCAGTGAAATGGAACAGGCATGGAATGAAATTAAGCATCATCCGCAATCACGATTAACCGTTGATCTCTTTTATAAAGGCATTGTTTTTACACAAAAGGAATTACTTACCAAACAAAATGTTAGCATCAGGTTTTAA